A window of bacterium contains these coding sequences:
- a CDS encoding SRPBCC domain-containing protein: protein MGQNLELIIVRDFAAPREALWQAWTEAERVRRWWGSRHFTSPFSSIDLRVGGSYLHCIRTPDGREYWSTGVYREFVPPEKLVLTDSFADERGNVVPATYYGLGEDFPSELLVTVTFKARDRDTTMTLRHAGVPSKGMLEQMREGWNGSFDKLDDLLARH from the coding sequence ATGGGCCAGAACCTCGAGCTGATCATCGTCCGGGACTTCGCGGCGCCGCGCGAGGCGCTGTGGCAGGCCTGGACCGAGGCCGAGCGCGTGCGGCGCTGGTGGGGCTCGAGGCACTTCACCTCGCCCTTCAGCAGCATCGACCTGCGCGTGGGCGGCTCCTACCTGCACTGCATCCGCACCCCCGACGGCCGCGAGTACTGGAGCACGGGGGTGTACCGGGAATTCGTCCCGCCCGAGAAGCTGGTCCTCACCGACTCGTTCGCCGACGAGCGGGGAAACGTCGTCCCCGCCACGTACTACGGCCTGGGCGAGGACTTCCCGAGCGAACTGCTGGTCACGGTGACGTTCAAGGCGCGGGACCGGGACACGACGATGACGCTGCGCCACGCCGGCGTCCCGTCGAAGGGGATGCTCGAGCAGATGCGCGAGGGCTGGAACGGCTCCTTCGACAAGCTGGACGACCTGCTTGCGCGCCACTGA
- a CDS encoding response regulator, whose amino-acid sequence MRKPRAFIVDDDPQVRTVLARFFSLRGYEALACEGPGSVCPSSGGAKPMCAGGSPCSDLLVTDVDMPEENGLDFIERLATGRCRLDAGNRAVISGALDGDGAQRARRLGCTVFLKPFRLGDLSAWLADCEGRMDLRQPLATRRREPRLAVGRAVSYQLGPGLPLRQGTALNVSASGLCFRGNHPLAAGQTIYIHESHLPSGQESTVQWVNELDGGEFVAAVAAVGRPGSPRAERPDAMDAPQDVLGRQAPAGSARAWCA is encoded by the coding sequence ATGCGCAAGCCGCGAGCCTTCATCGTCGACGACGACCCGCAGGTGCGGACCGTCCTCGCGCGCTTCTTCTCGTTGCGCGGGTACGAGGCCCTCGCGTGCGAGGGTCCGGGGTCCGTCTGCCCCTCATCCGGGGGAGCGAAGCCGATGTGCGCCGGCGGCAGTCCCTGCAGCGACCTGCTCGTGACGGACGTGGACATGCCGGAGGAGAACGGCCTGGATTTCATCGAGCGACTCGCGACCGGCCGCTGCCGCCTCGATGCCGGGAACAGGGCCGTGATCTCGGGCGCGCTCGATGGCGACGGCGCCCAGCGCGCCCGCCGGCTCGGGTGCACGGTGTTCCTCAAGCCCTTCCGCCTCGGCGATCTCTCCGCCTGGTTGGCGGACTGCGAGGGCCGGATGGACCTGCGCCAGCCGCTCGCCACCCGCCGGCGGGAGCCGCGGCTGGCGGTCGGCCGCGCCGTCTCCTACCAGCTCGGGCCCGGGCTGCCGCTGCGCCAGGGGACGGCCCTGAACGTCAGCGCCTCCGGCCTCTGCTTCAGGGGAAACCACCCGCTCGCGGCGGGGCAGACGATCTACATCCACGAGAGCCACCTCCCCTCGGGCCAGGAGTCGACCGTGCAGTGGGTCAACGAGCTCGATGGCGGGGAGTTCGTCGCCGCCGTCGCGGCGGTCGGTCGCCCCGGCTCGCCGCGGGCGGAGCGCCCGGACGCCATGGACGCGCCCCAGGACGTCCTCGGCCGCCAGGCACCCGCCGGCTCCGCCCGCGCCTGGTGCGCCTGA
- a CDS encoding (2Fe-2S)-binding protein, whose product MISLDVNGRRYTVDAAPEVPLLWVLREHLKLTGTKFGCGEGLCGACTVHLDGKAVRSCQIEAGSAAGKQITTIEGLPASHPLKQAWIAEEVPQCGYCQPGQIMQAASLLAGSPAPSVEEIVAAMNGNICRCGTYPRILRAVQKAAGGRP is encoded by the coding sequence ATGATATCCCTGGACGTCAATGGTCGGCGCTACACGGTCGATGCGGCGCCGGAGGTGCCGCTGCTGTGGGTGCTGCGCGAGCACCTGAAGCTGACGGGGACCAAGTTCGGCTGCGGCGAGGGCCTCTGCGGCGCCTGCACGGTGCACCTCGACGGCAAGGCCGTCCGCTCCTGCCAGATCGAGGCCGGCAGCGCCGCCGGCAAGCAGATCACCACGATCGAGGGGTTGCCGGCGAGCCATCCCCTCAAGCAGGCCTGGATTGCCGAGGAGGTCCCGCAGTGCGGCTATTGCCAGCCCGGGCAGATCATGCAGGCCGCCTCCCTCCTCGCCGGGAGTCCCGCGCCGTCGGTGGAGGAGATCGTGGCCGCGATGAACGGCAACATCTGCCGGTGCGGCACCTACCCGCGCATCCTGCGCGCCGTGCAGAAGGCGGCGGGGGGGCGGCCATGA